actttaataattttaaatatctccgtagtccaatttggtgtataacccttctcaaaaacagttttgaatTTGCTGACACGCACCGAGTCACCGACTTTAAATCGCGCGGGTGCCgcaatttttatgtgactATACACCGTGGTTAAGAGTTTTTTAGCGATTGCAGGCGTAACATCGATAGGTCGCATGCCAGTAGTTCGATGCTTTCGTGCATTGTACTCTGACATGAGATGTGGCAGCAAATTAATCCATCTATAATTTCCATTGAGTGTAAATTGTTTCCACATGACGTTTTTTAATGTTCGGTTAAAGCGTTCGACAACTGATGCTTTCATTATAGAGTatgtagaataatgattgatattatgtttatttaatagtttctgcacgttggtgttataaaattcctttcctttgtctgtttgcaaatttttcggaCATCTGCCATCTTTCTGAATTATCTTTGCAATCGCAATAGCAACTTCGCTACCGCTCTTGGCCTTCAGCGGTACAGCCCATGCATGCTTGCTCAGCACGTCGATAACGGTGAGTATGTAGTGATAACCTCGGTTAAATCGTGTGTAAGGACGCATCTCAACCACATCCGCCTGCCACAGGTCATCGTATCCGTGAACTATGACGCGTCttcgagaaaaatttcttctcgccggAGCATGCAACTCCTCAACCAACAATTGTTTCTCAGACATGTTCAGAGTATGACATGTAAATGGTGCATATATTCAACgtactaacttttttactcAGCACGATGAGTTACTGCGTCGAGCTGTCTTTGAATCTCGTTTAGCGTATGAGCTGTAATTTCAACCTTACTTTGAAGTGTCTCAATCTTCCTCTCGATTTCATCCTGTCgatcctttaaaattttcacagtTTGTTGCACGTATCGTTTATTGGCTGCATCACTATCATCTACAGGTAACGCTAAACGTCGAATCTTGCACGACTTTGCATCAAAATCGGTGACAACCATGCAAAGAGCGTTATCACGCATGTAATTTCTGACTAATCCGCTCCATTGATAATATGGTTCCGCACCACCTCTTCCGAGTGATGTTCCAAACTTGTTGATTGACATTTCGATGTTGACTAAATGATTTGTTTCGcgcagttttaatttataataaaaccagcCTCGCGAAGTTCCTCGATAATTGATAGAATCTCGTTGTCGTGAGCATTGTGCCCTGCCTGGTGTGAGGCCTCGAGCAATCGAAGGCGATCCACAAGCTCGTTGGGATCATCCCAATGAACATAATCGatcttgttattatttaatgtaatagcgCTTGATAAACCTTGTCCAACTTTTGCGTCTGTTACTAAgggtgcaattatatttttatatttagacccTTTGTTACCCATTACTTGATTATGTGCAATATGTCCTCGTCTATATGCATTTGTCACcaatagaatgtttttataattttgcaggTCATTATTCGTGTACATGTTGggcattttcatgaaaattaattcgtaCAGACCAGGCGTTCCCGTGTATATTTTACCATCTATAACTATGTTATCATTCTTATGTATGTCGATGCGTTTATCGCCGAGCATCGTTCCAAAGTCGGTGAAGTAAACTCCGTAAACAGTATCTATAATGACTGGTTTTTTACCACTCAGAACAGCCCCCATATATTTTTGACCTAATGGACCATAGTGCATGTGCAACTTTTCACGTCCCTCTCGCGTTTCCAATTGTTGTCGAATAGACGTCACAAGCGGTTCATTGGCTGCTATTTCAAAAACGTCTTCGACGGAAGGTACATGACTGTACGATAAATCACTATCATGTAGTATTTGCGatgtttcattcaaattagTTGGTACAGTTTTTGAtcgtctcatttttttaacaggagTAGAGGTCATTATAGAATTAAACGAAGCGTTTGATCGCTTTCGTTTGGGTTTTGGTTCTGCGTATTCGTCTTCCCCCGAGAAGAACGATTCATTCTTAATCGGATCTGATACATCACCAATAGTGTTTTCAACAATCTGTTTTAATGGTTCGACAATGGGCTTAAAGTGTCTCTCCAACGCCATTTCTTCTTGCACTTTACCCGCTTTCaaagcgcgatattttttacgaattgaATCACTTGTTTTCGCAATCTCTTTCACAATCTTCTCACGATCCATATTGTTATCTGTGTTATCCATGTTGAGAAACGCTACTTGGTCAACGTATCAAAAACAACTAACTGCTTTATGGTATTGCGAAGTCATTAAATCCTTTTCGATATCGTCCATCGGCGAGTGCGCTATCCTTATCTATCACTAAAAATCCATACTTTTGTTGCCAACAAGTATGacataaattgctaaaatccTCATAAGACATGTCGGTATTTACATGATCGTTGTACGCATGTTTTAGATTGGTACCATCctgcttgaataaaattagaaaatttgcattgtcgcgtataagatgtttcggTATCTTTGCATACGTCTGACAGAGATAGAAGCAGTCGACATCCACGTGTCGCCCCATTGCAAAGTAGtctcttatcgtatcttgcttatcacacgccacgtcatcaaagataaaaatggaattcggAAGCGCTTCACTCGGTTGAATGACATCACAGTTATTGGCAAATGCAAAATAACTAACTTCTTCAATCggtgtcaataaattttccaaatacaGATATTTCGGTTGTTGTAATGATTTcgagtacacatacacattctcAAAACGTACTCCATGCGGACTTTCCAACAagcttattaatacgtttgtCTTGCCACAATTTGACGGACCGCAAATTATACCACGTATAGAACTCGGCAACATGTTTCCATGCctccttatttttcttttggaCATTATTCTGTCATcgaaatttgttactttaatcGCTGGTGAATGTTGTACGAACCGCATATTTTCTCCCTCTATACTCTGATAAAAactgacaaaaattaataagaccGATCTATTTATAGAGACGCACCGAGCAAAATTGTTcagtatgtaaaatgtttctcatattGTCACATCCCTCCGATATACTCGATTTGAGTGTCGAGCAGTTAGAATTCGTGTCGAAACCTATTCTGCTACGCGTGTGTAGCAATTATATCGAATACGTGTGGGACAGGCTTCCGGAACACATAAAGGCTGATACGGAGATTCGAAGCCATCGTCGTTGCTACGAACATTACAATCAATCGTTGCACCAGACGCACATCGACGGCCCCGCACCGTTGATAAAGAATTGTCGCGAATGCCAGCGGTAGGTCGCGGCTTGTTAAATCGTGTGATAAATGCGCTTCCTTTCGAACTGCACATACCAGGATATCAATTTTGCGGTCCAGGTACTAGGTTGAAAAAGCGATTGGCCAGAGGTGATCGGGGTATTAATCCGTTGGACGCGGCATGTcgcgaacacgacattgcATACTCCCAGAGCAACGAACTCACCGATAGACACGCAGCTGATAATATACTCGCTGCGGAAGCGCGAAAACGCATTACAGCGAACGATTCGACTTTCGGAGAAAGAGCTGCTGCAGCAGCCGTTTGGGCAGCTATGAAAACTAAGACAAAAATCGGTATgggtttgaaaaagaaaaaaagtgataaaaagaagagagcgAGTAAACGAATACTTCTGAGAACGAGTAAACGAATACTTCCGGTAGCGAAACGCGGTGGTGTTTTACCCATTCTACCGCTGTTGGGTGTTCTCGGGTCGTTGGTCGGTGGAGCGGCGGGAGTTGCGAAGGCTGTGAATGATAACAAGGCAGCACAGCGTCAGCTGAACGAATTGAAACGTCATAATCGTGTCATGGAAGGTCATGGAGTTTATCTCGCTCCATATAAGCGTGGACAAGGAGTgtcgacgaaaaaaaaaaaaacgtcaaaaagACGTTAAAAATGCCAAAAGGTGCAACTACcaacatacaattattacagttaGCGAAACGTATGAGCATTCCACACTTTAGAGGAATTTTTATGCGTACAGCATTACCAACGGTTGGAGCATATCGAAACGAGAGcggtattgtaaatttagataaCGCTGAAGGATCAGGTACACACTGGGTGGCATATGCAAAGAGAGGAAATCGCGCTATATACTTTGATAGTTTCGGCAATCTTAGACCACCGAAAGAACTGGTGCAATATTTAGATGTAACGTGGATCGAGTATAATCACACGCCTTATCAACGTTATGATCAAAGCAACTGTGGCCAACTATGTCTGCGTTTTCTTCAAACAGTtagtaatcaatttaaaggctAACATTATGCAATTTAACTCAGTATTCGTTTCAACATGTCACTGACGTTTACGGTAACTGGCAAGAGTAGCATCCTCGCGGTAAGCTATTTTCCAGCCGTAGATTTGAGCGATGGCGATTATGAGCTTGGTCTCacagattttgaaacatactataccatacctaatgtaaattcgtcgaataacaaattttattatgacaaAGACAACAAGGAAATTACAATTCCCGAAGGATCGTATGAATTGCgtgatatagatagatatttgaaacgcacaattttacaatctcatTCCAATGTTGTGGAAAAGAGAACGTTTCAcaaagaagatgaagaagaaagCGAATATCCGGTGGTGATTCGTGCTAACAACAATACAATGAAGAGTGAGATTATGTGTGCTTATcagataaatttctttaaacctAACAACGTTGGATCGCTGTTGGGATTTTCATCGCGTATTCTTGAATCGCGAATGTGGCATGAATCGGATGCacctataaatatcataaacgtaAACATTATTCGCATAGAATGTAACGTGACTGCGGGTGCGTACAGCAACGACAAGTGCGTACACACAATACACGAATTTTCGCCGAGGGTGCCaccaggatataagatatcggaaaCGCCTGCACAGATCATTTACCTTCCAATCGTTGCACGGAGCATTACTGATTTGACGATTCGCATTGTGGATCAGGACGGTCAATTACTCGATTTTCGTGGAGAGGAGATTACTGTTAGATTACACGTACGAAGACGAtaacgtgagatgctcgtgtTGAATGAGCAAGTGAaggatacaatttttacaccaatcaagaatattcgaccgtgtgaaataaattgtaagacagttaaaaatattcactcatctgataaaaagaatctcaccgcgtcaaacgttgaatttttaaaatcattgggATTTATTGTACGAAATATCTAAGATGTCTAAGATCTTGAACATTGGAGGTGAGCCGATCTTTGACGACAGCATCGTCAAGATCGAGACTCATACGTACAATCCGTACGCCAACACCACTTTTGGATACAGCGATGAAATAAGGATACCCATACAACAGCaggatttatacacgttaccATGTGAAAGTTTTCTCTACGTCGAAGGAAGATTGGTAAAGAAGAAAGACGATACGGATAAAGATGAGATAAATCTCGGAAATAATTGCGTGGCGTTCATGTTTGATGAAATTCGATATGAACTCAACGGTGTGGAAATTGACCGCAACAGAAACgttggaataaccagcacTCTCAAGAACTATGTATCGTTGTCATATGACAAAGCAGTAATTATGCAGAATGCAGGATGGGAATTTTCGTATAACCTACCGGAAGGATACTTCAACTTTTGCGTACCGCTTAGTGTATTATTAGGCTTTTGCGAAGATTACAAACGCGTGATTGTTAACGCTCGTCATGAATTGATTTTGATACGAGCGCGCAACGATAACAATTCTATCGTTGGAAATTCTACGGCTCAaccggaaattgaattatttaaagtgcagtggcgaatgccgcatgttacgttaaacgaagtcaacaaattatctttgctGCGAGCTTTGGAGAGTGGACAATGTCTAAGTATGAGTTTTCGCTCCTGGGATCTGTATGAGTATCCTTTGCTGCAGAGTACGACGAAACATTCATGGGCTGTTAAAACTGCAATTCAGCTCGAGAAACCGCGCTTCGTTATTTTCGCACTGCAGACAggtcgaaaaaatatcatgtctCAAGATGTTACGATCTTTGACGACTGTAATTTAAccaatgtaaaactttatttaaactcTGAATTTTATCCGTATGACGATATGAATTTAGACTTTCGTAAATCTAGATATGCCATTCTATATGACATATATCGACGTTTTGGTAAATCTTATTATGGATATGAGTGTGAAACATTGCTAAATGTAATCACATTCCTGGAAAAAGGACCTTTTGCGGTCATTGACTGTTCGCGACAAAACGAATCCGTCAAGAGTGCTACCGTAGATGTgcgcatagaatttgattgcaaGGAAAATGTTCCTGCGAATACTACCGCTTATTGTCTCATTTTACATGATcgtgtaattgaatattgtCCGTTGTCCAACGTAGTGCGCAAAATCATGTAACATtaaactgataaaaactgaGATATTTGGTATTAAATTACAGTCTTGAAGAGTTACTCATAATGATCGTACCGACATTTGTGGATCTGCAAGGATTTattgtcgataaaaaatttatcgtaaaggAAGTAGCGGTACTGAAAAAAGGAACTGTTCTCgcacattatatttttgctagCCCCATGCCATGGCGTGTTCTTACAAAATCCGACAAGTCTTGTGCTTCTTGGTTGATTGCATATCATCATGGATTGCAATGGAAAGACGGGATGATACCGTACAGCATGGCGAAACGTCTGATTACATCTGCTGTGTGTAATACGGATGACAGCAATACTATCATATACGTTAAGGGACttcagaaacgagaatggttgaCGGACATGCTTGATACCGATGATGGGATATATATCAAGACTTTGGATGCAGATTATGAAgacattaaatctttaaataatctagatgttagtaatactatacgatgtgaaaaacatattaagaattgtgcattacaaaatgtatttaaaatatataactggtggtcacaatatcaaaataattgtggaattttttcaaaataaagaaaaataaaatgcaataaaatgttttctatccttttcccatataagatatatagatgtatgaaatggatataagatatatgtaGGAAGATGTATGAAATGGAATATGATATGTTTAATATCTTAGTACTACTACTACAATCTTAATATGCTCTTTGACTGAGACGTTGACCGAGATAATATAAGACGATCTCGTTGATAAATCACgtacgatagaaaaaattatatgaagtcacgtacgatagaaaaaattatactttaacacaacttttttcaatttatttcacaagtGATAGTTCAATATCGGTTCGATGGCTATATGATatagtttgatagctgtacgatgcggttcaatatcggttcgatagctgtatgatacagtttgatagctgtacgatgcagttcaatatcggtttgatagctgtatgatacagtttgatagctgtacgatgcagttcaatatcggttcgatagctgtatgatacagtttgatagctgtacgatgcagttcaatatcggttcgatatctgtatgatgcagtttgataatgTCTGATATAGATGTATGAAATGGTTTGGAATatgtttaatgatttttatttcgaacGAGATGTTAACTGAGACGTTAACCAAGACAGCATTATAAAGCTTTGAAATGAGAATGcgtgcagataaaaaaattccacaAAGCTGACACGGCTTTTTCAAATTCATCTCTCAAGTGAGAGTAACGCACATCTTTAGTCTACTGCTTCTCGACGGTGCAGACAGATCGTACAAACTTGTGAACAAAACTTGTGAACAAAACTTGTGAAAATGCAGAGCATCCGCATTGAATATCCTGTCACTGGCGTAAGTGATAGTGCAAGTTTATGACAGGtgaagtgtaaaaaattaaataataataattattttgtttttagtatGTATGCGTTGATGGGATGCCGGTTCGACGGGTCGTTATAAACAACGAGGTACGCGTGGAGGTACCACTTCCAGGTCCTCCAATCAACATCCCTTTAGGAGGGTTATTGTCGGTGCGCGAGTCAATAACTAATCAAGTAAgtttttagacatttatattttaaaaagatgttaaattataagattctAAAAAATGCTAATTTTTTAGCCATGGATCTACCGAGAGGATATCAGAATACCCggttttatcaatattaacagGAAATTTTGGACGCATTGGAGAAGGGATTTATTAAGAGCGCAGAACGACGATGTATTAGAACGTTCGTGCGGCCTATTTGGCGAAGCCGACGTGTGGGACCTGCGCCGTCTATTCAGCATGCGTCCTTTAATAGACGAAAATCATGAAGTTTggatataaatacataaatatatgaatatatgaatatataaatgattaattttggatataattatataaatatataaatataaagttatataaatatataatatgcgttctctttctcactcccTTCCCTCGCTTTCAGTTGCACTCATCCCACccattaaatacaatattctcACTCTCTACACTCATCGCACGCTCTCGCTCACACATACCGCATGCTACACATCGCATACTATTCATCACGTTCTCTCCTTCCCACCCGTTATATCCATATTCCCGCATGCTCTCTCACTTACACTCATCACATGTTCTCACTCATACACATCGCATACTATCCATCACGTTCTCTCGCTCCCACCCATAACGTAGTACATTCTCGTTCGCttggcagcggcggcggcggcggctgcggcggcggcggcggcggcggcggcggcggcggcggcggcggcggcggcggcggcggcggcggcggcggcggcggcggcggcggcggcggcggcggcggcggcggcggcggcggcggcggcggcggcggcggtcgcggaccccgattccccctctcccgctccgggtcgcggacccgaaaataccgcgtcagcaatttccgcaccgcgagatcctcctccccgcgtgacgtcatacccccgcgCCTACCGGTACCCCCCGCACACCCCTCTCCCGCTCCcgggtcgcggacccgaaaataccgcgtcagcaatttccgcaccgcgagatcctcctccccgcgtgacgtcatacccccgcgCCTACCGGtaccccccgcacacccgcacCCCCCTCGGAGCCCCGTAGTTAGAACTGTCATAGTATTAACTACTCACAACacacaatttaattacattaaataaattaatctattgtataattttattattgttattgtttacatattaattaatactaaattattaatattattattactacatattaatatagttacatttataattacgtTTGCTTTTGTTATATTGAGATCGCTGATATCTCTACGGAAGGGTGAGAGGACATCGCGGAATCAGTGCGCAAATAAAGAATGCagatgtaattttgtataaaatcacGTAATACTGCAAACGATTCTGAGCTGtcgtatactttttttatcatagATTGAAAagggtaataataatacacacGTGACTGTCTGGATGAGAATAATTAGTTTTTCATTGATGAGCAGTTCTTAATTACTCGCGCAGGTCAATTGTATTAATCAAATACCGGCCTGGTGACAATGATCCCGTGAGCCGTGTATGTCACGTGGCGCCGGCGTGCGCCGTGCGTGGCGAATCTGAACGGTCGCTGTCGAGCGTATAGTACAAGAGATGTCCCAGATGAGTCCTTTCGTATGAGTTCGTGATTTTGATCACGAAGATTAATCATGAGATAGCTGAAGatttacaaagtaaaaaacGACAGGAAAACTATGCGCAATACTAGACACGTATACTGCGAACAGCCACCATCGAGCAAGAGCACATGAGAAGTGGAAAGTGGAAGCATAAAACTTATACTAATGGAAGGGGAATAGCGTATACCATCCGTATGCTGAAACTGTAGCCTTGTTCGTTTTGTCTGTTCTGGGTCTACTCAGAGCAAACCCAAGCAGAtcaacgcactctaataggttggcgtcatcggaatcaacctATTAGATTGCGTTGGTCTGCTTGGGTTTGCTCCGAGTAGACCAGAACAGACAAAACGAACAATACTTGTGTCCAACATCTGTGCGACAAGGACAAGTAGAACATGACttgacataaaataaactagtTTTCTGTCTCATTTCATAACTTTTCCTCATAATGCGCATGAACGGCCGTATTTGTAGGTATGAGACAGAACTAGTTTTCTGTCTCACTTCTTGGACACACTTGTACAGGTTCTTTTTCCCTTCCATTAGTATAAGTTCTATGAGTGGAAGTCGGGAGACGAGCCGACGCAAGTTACGCTAACATGGCGTTCCGCGATCTAAGTTAGCCTAGCCCGGTAGATGCTGCCACTTGGCAGTAGATGGAAATATCAATGTAGCAAATGATTCTTAAACAGCTTTActacatttactttatatttcaatatatccATGTAAGATctatctaaattttaattagacacACTGATTTTTAGCCACCATCGTATTCGCTTAagctttaatattttctaactttCAACAGCCCCTTGAATTAAAATGCTGAAAGTTGCGAGCAACTTCAGCAGTTCTATTTACaactaaaatttaagaacGGTCAAGATTAATTCAGACTACAATTTCATATGCGCAACCAAAAATTAAGAATGAATGAATTATGCAAGATGCATTATGCTGCATTGTTGTGAATTTAAGAACACAACCAAGGATATAatgtctagtccgccggatcCACAACATTTTTGTGcctgttattaaaaaaatataaaacagtattGCAAAAACTATCATAccatttaatagaaattatttcctagttttaattcatattttcataCTTGTTTCTTTAGCTGTTGTAAGTAGTTCAAAAACAAAGTGATGTTCCAAATTCGGTGCCTTTCctctattataaatacaaataacaaatacaaaatgtacatgcatctaaaattttctgaaattatgATTACCTTCATTTAAATAAGGTTTTAAACCGTCAGGCCATGCAAAGCTCGAATTGTcttcttttttgaaataactTCCTTCGTgaagtttctttaaaaagacaaaaagacATTTAACCCTGACCCATCAATTTAATTCTAACTAAattcaacttttaattaactaaaattcaCGAAAATCGTGAAACTTTTTAACATAcccaaaatcaaattttaattaagactATTTCATCTCaaagtaaaatgttttaaaagtaatCTGTACTTTTTTCAATGTCAATATCTTCTATGGcggcaaaaacatttttgtttgttattgGTTATGAAATTCCACTAAAGTGTACAAGGGTTAATACATAcaacaaaatgtaattaatttatcgattAATAACACAGCTCcacaaaaaaaatcgaaattttgTTTGCAGGGACCCGACTCATCTTACTATATGTAATCGAGCATGCTGAAACCGAATCCGGAGTTCAAATAACCCCATTACGTCTGGTTTTTTCGTAACCtcaaaaaatagattaaaaatcataaaattcaataaaaatccAAACAAAATCCCATAATCACATATCCCATCAACTACACAACCCCATAATCTTAAAACCCCATAACCCTAAACTTTCAAACCCTACAACCCTTAAACCCCATAACCcagtgagaaaaaaatttatgcgcgtttaagaggatgctaaagccgtgtgttttaccgacattctgtTTGATCATttaatttcgaattgaatttacagaattgataatccttttacacttttaaagtacgtacagTGTACAAAGGATTGTGTACGTCGTACACAAATGAGCCCGATTagataaagaccaaaaatgcaaaaaattttttaaagtttatttgttcataaaaatatttgcttcaaaatacaagttatgtagcttatacgtacaaataaatggtgttcccgggttcggaatagattgaggaataagattataatcgccaaattacgattacaagccgtaaaaaaaagatatttttataataaaagcgcttaaatgaataaaatttttgatcacataaatgtttttttacggcttgtaatcgtaatttgacaaatatagtcttattccttctatttcaaactgcgagacaccatttatttgtaagtataagctatataactcgtattttaaagcaaattttttcatgaacaaggataaataatgactctgcattatcgacctcaatcaagtttgatgggcaGTTTAACATCCTCTTAAGCAGTGAAAATCAATGTTTGAAACAGCTATGCCCTTTAACCCGTCAATCACGTAACCTTAAAACCCCATAATCCTAAAACCTGATAACCTCAAAACCCCATAACCTTATAACTCCATAACTCCATAGATGACGAGTCAGAAGGGTCGCTTCTATTAgggttgaaaaaaaaaacttttttcgtGTTTGCATTCCAGGGCACCTCCacgtgaaaaaaaacaataaagaaaacgATCAAAAAACGATGGATAGAATTTGATATCACTTTcctgtattttaattcttattcttatctatttaacttttgttattcgtgagaggcgaggggaccTCACGAAAATAAAGCACCTCAAAGAGAACAAAAGCCTGCTACGTCCACGTCGTTGTTCCTGGGTTTGGCAGAATGTAGATTTTGTGGCAACAATACATGGACCTTAGGTGGCCACATAATTATTCGATTATTTAGTTATAAGGTTTTAAGGTTATGAGGTTGTGGGATTGATGGGATATATGATTATGGGGTTTTGTTTGGGTttgaattttatgatttttagcCTATTTTTGAGGTTACGAAAAAACCGGACGTGATGGGGTTATTTGGACTTCGAATTCGGTTTCAGCATACTCGATTACATATAGTAAGGTGGGTCAGGTCCCcgcaaacaaaatttcaattttttttgtaaagctgtgtaattatcactaaaaatgtgattattgattataataaacgactaaaattttttagttgtcTTGAAACTTcaaatactaattaattatcaattaataaaataaatcaattaaaata
This genomic window from Monomorium pharaonis isolate MP-MQ-018 chromosome 8, ASM1337386v2, whole genome shotgun sequence contains:
- the LOC118647121 gene encoding uncharacterized protein LOC118647121, giving the protein MPVRRVVINNEVRVEVPLPGPPINIPLGGLLSVRESITNQPWIYREDIRIPGFININRKFWTHWRRDLLRAQNDDVLERSCGLFGEADVWDLRRLFSMRPLIDENHEVWI